The stretch of DNA GGCTTTTGGCCCAGGCCCGCAGTTCAGTAAAGGCGGGCACCAGCAGAGCCGCGGCAAACTTTTCCCCTTCACCCACCACCATACACTGCTCCACCAACGGCGACTCTGCCAGCTTGGATTCAAGGGGTTGCGGGGCCACGTACTTACCATTGGAGGTTTTGAACATCTCCTTCTTGCGGTCCGTGATTTTAAGGAACCGTCCTTGAATAAATTCTCCAATGTCGCCGGTGTGCAGCCAGCCCTCGCGGTCAATTACTTCGGCCGTTAGGTCGGGGCGGTTGTAGTACCCCTGCATCACGGAGGGCGAGCGGGTCAGGATTTCGCCATCGGTGGCCAGCTTTACTTCCACGCCGGGTATCACGGGGCCTACGGCACCAATGAGGTTGCCGCTGGCTTCTGGCTGACTGGCGGCAATTACCGGCGAGGTCTCCGTCATGCCGTAGCCCTCCATTACTCGAATGCCAGCCGCCCAAAACACCCGGGCCAGGCGGGGCTGCAAGGCACCACCCCCGCTCACAATATAGTGCACCTGCCCTCCCATCGCCTCCCGCCACTTGCTAAAAACAAGCTTATTGGCCAGGGCTAGCTGGGTGTTATAGAGCAAACCCTGGTCTTGCTGGGTGTCGTAGCGCAGGCCCAGGTCGAGGGCCCAGAAGAACAGCTTTTTCTTCAGGCCCGTCAGCTCATGTCCTTTGGCTACTATCTTATCATAAATTTTCTCCAGCAGGCGGGGTACGGTGGTAAACACCTGGGGCTGCACCTCGCGCAGGTTGTCGGCAATGCGCTCTACTGACTCGGCGTACCACACGCTAAAGCCTAACATCAAGTACAGGTAGGTAGCGGTCCGCTCGAAAATGTGGCTCAGCGGCAGGAAGCTCAACGCCTTCTGTCCCGCCGGCAAGGGCAGGTAGCCCGTCAGGTTTTCGCAGTTATACAAGATATTGCGGTGGCTGAGCATCACGCCCTTGGGCCGGCCCGTAGTCCCCGAGGTATAAATCAGCGTCAGCAGGTCATCGGGCTGCACGGCAGCCTTGAGCGCCTCCAGACCGGTCTCCTCATTCAGGCCCGACTGGCCTAGCGCCAGCAGCTCCCCGAAATGACGCGCATCGGGCAGGTGGTCGAAGGTGAAAATGTATTCTGGCCCTTCAGCGAGGCCGACCACCGCCTCCTGCACCCTACTCAGCAGCTTTTGGTTTTCAACCAGCACTACCCGCACGCCGGCATCCTGAAAAATATGGCGGTAGTCTTCCACCGTAATGGTGGGGTACATGGGCACGCTCACGGCTCCCAGCTGCGCAATGCCAAAATCAGCCAGCACCCATTCCGGCCGATTGGCCGAGATAATAGCTACTTTATCACCTGCCGCTATGCCCAGATGGCGCAGACCCAGGCTCACCTGGTTGCTCCCCTGCTGCACCTGCTGCACGCTTAAGGCCTGCCAAGCGTCGGCCTTCTTTTCTACCAGGCAGCTGGCCTGGGGGTTGAGCGTTGATAGGTGCGTGAGTAGATCGAAGGTGCGGCGGATTTCCATGGAGGCATAACGACGGGCAAGGGCAAACAGATCAGCTGCCCGCGCAAAAATAGCCGCTCCTGGCGGCAAACTGGGCGGCGGATCATACTTTCACTGCATGTACCAGCAGTAGCCCTCCCCCGTGGCGTGTGGCTATCAGAGTGCAACCTCCGGACACATTGCGTTACCTTTCCGTGGTTTTATTCCCTGCCTGCTGTCACTCATGAAAAAACTGCTCTTCTCCTGCCTGCTGCTCCCGGCAACGTGTAGCACCTTTGCCCAAACCACACCCGCAGCTGAAAAGGAGGCCGTTAAGAAAACTATTCAGTTATTTTTTGATGGTATGCGCAAGGGCGACAGCACCCTGCTCCGGACCACCCTAGCTCCGGGGGCGGTGTTTCATACCATATACACCCGCAACGGCCAAACCACGCTGCGCCCCGAGAGCCCCTCCGCCTTCCTGAAATCGGTGGCCACGCCGCACAAGGAGGTGTATGATGAGCGCATCACCTTTGATAAGATCTTGATTGACGCTAATTTGGCCAGCGTCTGGACGCCCTATGAGTTTTACCTGGGCAACACCTTCAGCCACTGCGGCTATAACTCCTTCCAGCTCGTGAAGCTCACCGATGGCTGGAAAATTGCCCACATCATCGACACCCGCCGCAAGGAGAAGTGTAAGTAGCAGCCAAACTTCTCTAAACCGGACCAGCAGAATTTTCAGGCTGCTGCCTTTCTTCAGCATAATCCTGAGATTGATTTTAGAGTAGATAACTCTTGGCTCAAGACGCACGGGCACAGGCTTTCCCCGTAGGCCACGCTGGTTTCCTCATAGGGAAAAATCACTGTCGGTAAACAAACCAATACGTTCTTTCACCTGCTCCAAGCCGGTGCGCAGTGCATAGCCCTTACCCCGGTTAATGGGGTATGGGCGGGAGGTGAAGTGCGGCCGCCGCTCTTGCAGAAACTGTACATCGGCAGCCGTAACGGCGGGGCTGCCATCATTGATAAGGTACAGGTGCACCGTCCCCGCGCCCACAGGAAGCAGGCCTTGTAGCCGCGCCAGGCTTCATACTCCGCTTACTGAGTGGCTTAGCGTTTCCCAAGCAGCACAATATCGGGCACTTCCAGCACCTTGCGCAGGTAGCCGCGCTGCGTTACCCGTATCATGGCCTGGCCTAGCTCCGCGAGCGTAGATGCGTAGTTAGGCGCAACGGCCCGCAGCACCGGAAACAGCCAGCCGAAATACTTGTAGTATGATAGTACGTGCTGCTGGCCCTCAGTAGCGCGCAAAAACCCCGGCCGGAACATATAAGCATCCTGGAAGCCCAACTGCAGCAAGGCATTTTCGGTTTCGCCTTTCACCCGTGCCCACATCTGGCGGCTTTGCAGGGTGCCATCAGTACCCGCCCCTGAGATGTAGCAGAACGTAAGCTCGGGGTTGCGCGGCAGCAGCGCTTGGGCAAAGTGCAGGGTCAGGTCGTAGGTGAGGCGGCGGTACTCCGGCTCCTTCATGCCTACTGACGATACGCCCAAGCAGAAAAAGCAGGCGTTGTAGCCCGTGAGCTGGTCAGCAATTGGGCTGATATTCTGAAAGTCACTGTGCAAAATTTCCCGCAGTTTGGGGTGCGTGAGGCCGCTAGGCTTGCGGCTAACAGACAGCACCTGCTCCACCTCGTGGTGACCTAGGCATTCAAGTAGCACACCCTCTCCCACCATCCCGGTGGCCCCGGTTACAATTACGCGTAGTTTCATGGGGTGGTAGACGGATGAGAGGCGCGGATGCTTTATGAGTCAGGAAAGAGCTTGGCCATTTGCTGATGAGTAATTCCAACTATGTTGACATCAACAGTCTCAACGCTAAACTGGTCCATCATGTCAGTAATATCAACTCCTTCTGCTGTAAGTTGACCAGTCAAAGTAGAAATGGCGTTTAAGCGGAGCGCTTCCAGTTTATTCCAGTCTAATTTCTTTGAGGGCGCTTGGAAGAAATCTTGATACTCAGCGTAGTAAGCGGCTGTTGGTTTTAATATACCGCCAATGACTCCCCTTGAAGCATCAATAACATCAGCGTCTACTGTGCCTGACCTAGTTTCTCCCGCGAACAGCTCAATTCTAACACTCATAATTGGGTAACACATTTCGGGATGAAGCAAAAAACGGGATTAGACTGACTGTCTAATCCCGTTTTTTGCTTCAAATAAGCAGATCAACCTATTACCGGCTCTTCTAATACCACCGGCTCAATCCACTTGCCATCCTCACGCATGAGGTCAATGAGCTGGTCTACGGCTTGCTCTTCGGGTACAGACTTTTTGATGACTTCCTGGCCGCGGTAGAGGGCAATTTTGCCTTTTCCCACGCCCACGTAGCCGTAGTCGGCATCGGCCATTTCGCCGGGACCGTTCACGATGCAGCCCATGATGCCGATTTTCACGCCCTTCAGGTGGTCGGTGCGCTTGCGAATCATGGCGGTGGTTTCCTGCAGATCAAACAGGGTACGGCCGCAGCTGGGGCAGCTGATGTACTCGGTTTTGGACATGCGCGTGCGGGCCGCCTGCAAAATCCCGAAGCTAAGCTGGTTGAGCTGGTCCAAGGTCTGGAGCCACTCCTCTTTGCTGCGCTCTAGCAACAGCTCGGTGCTCAGTACTACCCCGTCGCCGAGGCCATCGAGCAGTAGGCCACCCACATCGGTAGCGGCGTAGAGCTGGGTTTGCTCGGGCGTGAGCACAGGGTACTGCCGATTGATGATGACCGGGTTGGTAATCTGCTTGTTGATGAGCCGGAAGAACGCCCGCCGGATTTCCGGCATGGCGTGGGCGTTATCGGTATAGAGAATAACAACCGCCGTGGCATCAGCGTGCAACTGGCTCAGCGCCTCCTCAGTCAGTGAGGCCAGGTTGTGAAACACGAAGTTCAGCTCCGGATGCCGGACTTCGGCGGTGGCAAATTCAACCTGAGTGAACACCGGGAAGTGGTCGGGGCGCTGACCACCATCCACCCAGGCCGAGAAGTCTACTACTTCCTTCAGGCCATTAGGCAGCATGAACGGAATCGGGCGCTGGCCGGAGTACACGTAGTCGGCCCCAAGGTCGTTCATCTGGAACTTGTCGAGGAAGGCTGAGTACAAGTGGCCTACGGCGCGCAGGTCGGCGTACTCCAGGCCCGGCAGGCGCGAAAGGTCGGCCATCACGCGGGGCACGTTCTGCCCTCCTATGTTCAGCACCTCGCGGGTAGCGCGGCGGTGGTACTGGAACGGATCAATCGGCGACAGATTGGCATCATTCTCTGCTACTGCCGCCGTTTCTGACTGGCCTATGGCCGCGTTGTTAACCACTACTGCAGCAAAATCAGCGGCCAGCGGGGTAATAGGTTTGGCTTCGGCGGCACGGTTAGTGTAGCGGTCAATCAGGGCTTTAGCCACGGGGGCTTCGGCTTCAGGGGCTTCGGTGAGCGACACGCGCACGGTGTCGCCGAGGCCATCTTCCAGCAGTGTGCCGATGCCCACGGCGCTTTTGATGCGGCCGTCCTCGGCTTCGCCGGCTTCCGTTACACCCAGGTGCAGCGGGTAGGGCTGCAGGCCTTCTGCGTCGAGCTTCTGCACCAGCAGGCGGTAGGCCTGTACCATTACCTGCGTGTTGCTGGCCTTCATGCTCAGCACCACATTGTAATAGTTCTCCTCCTCACAAAGGCGCAAAAACTCCAGCGCCGACTCCACCATGCCCAGCGGCGTGTCGCCGTAACGGCTCAGAATCCGGTCGGACAGGGAGCCGTGGTTGGTACCGATGCGCATGGCGGTGCCGTACTGCTTGCAGATCTGCACCAGCGGTCGGAACCGCTCCCGAATGCGCTCCACCTCGGCGGCGTAGGTAGCGTCGGTGTACTCAATGATGTCGAACTTCTTCTTGTCGGCGTAGTTGCCGGGGTTCACGCGCACCTTTTCCACGATGCGGGCGGCCAGCTCAGCGGCGTTGGGCGTGAAGTGGATGTCGGCAATGAGGGGCACGTTGCAGCCGCGCTTGCGCAGCTCCTTCTTGATTTCCAGCAGGTTCTGAGCCTCCTTCACGCTGGGCGCTGTGATGCGCACGTACTCGCAGCCCGCTTCCACCATGCGCAGCGTCTGCTCCACTGAGCCCAGCGTGTCCATGGTGTCAACGGTGGTCATGCTCTGCACCCGAATGGGGTTGAGGCCACCCATGGGCAGGTCGCCGAGCTGGACTTCCCGGCTGAGGCGGCGCTTATACTCAGTAAGGCTGGGGCAATACGTTTTGTTCATAACCCAAAGGGGGAGCGTTTTTCAGAAGAGTAACAAAGGTAACGGAAGGTTTGTGCTCAACATATGTGCCACGAGCTCAATGTAGGGCCGTTATCTCTTGCGTCTTGGCACCGAGCGACTGGCCTAGGTGGTATAGAAATGAAGTCAAAAGGCCGTCATATTGAGCTGGCCGGTAGTTAGCCAATGAACTTCTCCGCAACTTCTAGCCGGCAATTGCTGTCTTTAACTCAACTACCTTCTCCCCCAACATGAAGCAATTGAAATTCCTTGCGCTGGCCGCTGTCCTCTTGTTTGCAGTGCCTGGCCTGGCGCAGCAAGTCACGGTTATAAAGCTGCCGGAGCTGCAGAAGCGTCTGAGCCGCCAGAACGACACTACTTATGTAGTGAACTTCTGGGCTACCTGGTGCGCCCCCTGCGTGAAAGAGCTGCCTCACTTCGATCAGCTAACTACAACGTATGCTAACCAGAAAGTAAAAGTGCTGCTGGTAAGCATGGACTACGCCTCCCAACTCGATAAGAAAGTAAAGCCCTTCGTGGCGAAGCGGGGCCTGAAGTCGGAAGTGGTGCTCCTGAACGAGCCGGACCCAAACTCCTGGATGGACAAAGTAGACTCTAGATGGACGGGAGCAATACCGTTTACCATCCTGGTAAACAGCGCCAAAAAGAAACGGGCCACCTTCGAGCAGGAACTTACGGCGGCCGAGCTGAACAAGCAGGTACAGGCCTTTATGAAATAGCAGGTATTTCGTGCTATGCCTGTCGTTTTGACGCAGGAAGAATCTGAGTTATCTTCCAGATTGTAAGAATGGTAAGCGAATTTTTACTTCAGCTACGCTCAGCATCACGGTCTCTTTAGTACGCTAAAGGCGTTACCGGCCACACGGTTTCTAGGCCAGTATCTTGGTTTCTGGCTCTGCCTGGAAAAACAAACGCAGGTTTCTCATCACTCACTTTTACCATCTTTTGCCTTATGAAAAAGCTACTTCCTTTTCTGGCTGCTTGTCTGGTGTTGGCGCTGAGCAGCTTCATCGTACTTCGGCCGGTGGCGGCGGGGTATCAGGTGGGCGATAAAGCCACCGATTTTAAGCTCAAGAATGTGGACGGCAAGATGGTGTCGTTGGCCGATAACAAGACGGCCAAGGGCTACATTGTGGTGTTTACTTGCAATACCTGCCCCTACGCCCAGGCCTACGAGAGCCGCATACTGGCCCTGCACCAGAAGTACGCCCGCCAGGGCTACCCGGTAGTAGCCATTAACCCTAATGACCCCGCCGTAGCGCCCGGCGACTCCTTCGCCGATATGCAGAAGCGGGCCAAGGCGAAGCAGTATGCCTTTCCGTATCTGCAAGACGAAACTCAGCAGATTGCTAAAGCCTACGGCGCCACCCGCACGCCCCATCTCTACGTGCTCACCCGACAGGGCAATGACTTTATAGTGAGCTACATCGGAGCCATCGACGACAACTCCGAGGATGCCAGCCAGGTGAAAACCAAGTACCTGGAAAACGCCATGACCGACATCATAGCTGGTAAGCCGGCCTCCGTAAATTCTACCAAGGCAATAGGCTGCACCATCAAATGGAAGCGCGCCTAGGCTACTGCAGCTTACCCCCATGAAAAAGCTCGCTCTACAGCGAGCTTTTTTGTTGCCGTGACCCTAATAAATAGTGTGAAAACCGGGCTTTCGGAGCAGGAACAAGCCTCTAGCCTGTTTACTCCCACACTGCGCCCCAAGCCTTTTGCGCATCAATGATGAATCATCTTGTTACGATTAAACAACTAATTTAAAACGACTTGCGCCGTTGTGCAGGGCAATGCTGTACCGTAAGCTAAACCCCTTCAGCACGCGTAAATACGTCTTCCAGACTGATGGTTTGCACACCCGGAGTTTCATCGAGGGCAGCATTAATCATAGCCTGAGCTACTGTGCGCCCATGAATGGGGCGGTACTGCCGCAGCACGGGTAACTGGCCTACCAAACTACCTAGCAGTAGGCCTATCCGCTCGCCGGTGCGGGGCTCCTTCCGGAAGCCGGCCAGCATACCTGGCTGCAGTATCCGGATACGGTGAAAGGGCAGCTTCTTAACGTCCTGCTCCAGTTCACCCTTCATTCGGCTGTAGAAAATTATCGAATGAGCATCGGCCCCGGCCGACGACACCAGCACCAGAGTTTCTACTCCATGCTCAGCGGCGGCCTGGGCGGCGCGGTACTGGTACGTGTAGTCCACTTCGTACTGGGCGTTCTGGCTGCCAGCCTGTTTGAGCGTGGTGCCGAGGGCGGAGAACAGTACATCTCCGGTCAGCAGCCCGC from Hymenobacter taeanensis encodes:
- a CDS encoding nuclear transport factor 2 family protein; its protein translation is MKKLLFSCLLLPATCSTFAQTTPAAEKEAVKKTIQLFFDGMRKGDSTLLRTTLAPGAVFHTIYTRNGQTTLRPESPSAFLKSVATPHKEVYDERITFDKILIDANLASVWTPYEFYLGNTFSHCGYNSFQLVKLTDGWKIAHIIDTRRKEKCK
- a CDS encoding glycosyltransferase; protein product: MHLYLINDGSPAVTAADVQFLQERRPHFTSRPYPINRGKGYALRTGLEQVKERIGLFTDSDFSL
- a CDS encoding epimerase, with product MKLRVIVTGATGMVGEGVLLECLGHHEVEQVLSVSRKPSGLTHPKLREILHSDFQNISPIADQLTGYNACFFCLGVSSVGMKEPEYRRLTYDLTLHFAQALLPRNPELTFCYISGAGTDGTLQSRQMWARVKGETENALLQLGFQDAYMFRPGFLRATEGQQHVLSYYKYFGWLFPVLRAVAPNYASTLAELGQAMIRVTQRGYLRKVLEVPDIVLLGKR
- a CDS encoding AMP-dependent synthetase/ligase, which codes for MPPGAAIFARAADLFALARRYASMEIRRTFDLLTHLSTLNPQASCLVEKKADAWQALSVQQVQQGSNQVSLGLRHLGIAAGDKVAIISANRPEWVLADFGIAQLGAVSVPMYPTITVEDYRHIFQDAGVRVVLVENQKLLSRVQEAVVGLAEGPEYIFTFDHLPDARHFGELLALGQSGLNEETGLEALKAAVQPDDLLTLIYTSGTTGRPKGVMLSHRNILYNCENLTGYLPLPAGQKALSFLPLSHIFERTATYLYLMLGFSVWYAESVERIADNLREVQPQVFTTVPRLLEKIYDKIVAKGHELTGLKKKLFFWALDLGLRYDTQQDQGLLYNTQLALANKLVFSKWREAMGGQVHYIVSGGGALQPRLARVFWAAGIRVMEGYGMTETSPVIAASQPEASGNLIGAVGPVIPGVEVKLATDGEILTRSPSVMQGYYNRPDLTAEVIDREGWLHTGDIGEFIQGRFLKITDRKKEMFKTSNGKYVAPQPLESKLAESPLVEQCMVVGEGEKFAAALLVPAFTELRAWAKSHNLPTDLSDAALAAHAQVQQLYEQLVQQTNAAFAQWEQIKKVALLPVVWSVESGELTPTLKVKRKIISQNNQQRIEALFQ
- a CDS encoding thioredoxin family protein, whose product is MKKLLPFLAACLVLALSSFIVLRPVAAGYQVGDKATDFKLKNVDGKMVSLADNKTAKGYIVVFTCNTCPYAQAYESRILALHQKYARQGYPVVAINPNDPAVAPGDSFADMQKRAKAKQYAFPYLQDETQQIAKAYGATRTPHLYVLTRQGNDFIVSYIGAIDDNSEDASQVKTKYLENAMTDIIAGKPASVNSTKAIGCTIKWKRA
- a CDS encoding NAD(P)H-binding protein, translated to MKTAILIGATGLVGDYLLQQLLLDDRFSSVKVFGRRPTGYQSPKLQEHLIDFGQPQEWSGLLTGDVLFSALGTTLKQAGSQNAQYEVDYTYQYRAAQAAAEHGVETLVLVSSAGADAHSIIFYSRMKGELEQDVKKLPFHRIRILQPGMLAGFRKEPRTGERIGLLLGSLVGQLPVLRQYRPIHGRTVAQAMINAALDETPGVQTISLEDVFTRAEGV
- a CDS encoding TlpA disulfide reductase family protein, translated to MKQLKFLALAAVLLFAVPGLAQQVTVIKLPELQKRLSRQNDTTYVVNFWATWCAPCVKELPHFDQLTTTYANQKVKVLLVSMDYASQLDKKVKPFVAKRGLKSEVVLLNEPDPNSWMDKVDSRWTGAIPFTILVNSAKKKRATFEQELTAAELNKQVQAFMK
- the ispG gene encoding (E)-4-hydroxy-3-methylbut-2-enyl-diphosphate synthase; translated protein: MNKTYCPSLTEYKRRLSREVQLGDLPMGGLNPIRVQSMTTVDTMDTLGSVEQTLRMVEAGCEYVRITAPSVKEAQNLLEIKKELRKRGCNVPLIADIHFTPNAAELAARIVEKVRVNPGNYADKKKFDIIEYTDATYAAEVERIRERFRPLVQICKQYGTAMRIGTNHGSLSDRILSRYGDTPLGMVESALEFLRLCEEENYYNVVLSMKASNTQVMVQAYRLLVQKLDAEGLQPYPLHLGVTEAGEAEDGRIKSAVGIGTLLEDGLGDTVRVSLTEAPEAEAPVAKALIDRYTNRAAEAKPITPLAADFAAVVVNNAAIGQSETAAVAENDANLSPIDPFQYHRRATREVLNIGGQNVPRVMADLSRLPGLEYADLRAVGHLYSAFLDKFQMNDLGADYVYSGQRPIPFMLPNGLKEVVDFSAWVDGGQRPDHFPVFTQVEFATAEVRHPELNFVFHNLASLTEEALSQLHADATAVVILYTDNAHAMPEIRRAFFRLINKQITNPVIINRQYPVLTPEQTQLYAATDVGGLLLDGLGDGVVLSTELLLERSKEEWLQTLDQLNQLSFGILQAARTRMSKTEYISCPSCGRTLFDLQETTAMIRKRTDHLKGVKIGIMGCIVNGPGEMADADYGYVGVGKGKIALYRGQEVIKKSVPEEQAVDQLIDLMREDGKWIEPVVLEEPVIG